From the Chryseobacterium sp. G0201 genome, the window CTAATTTATTTCTTTTTCCAAAGAACCAGATATACATTAATCCGGCTGAAAATGCTGCAAAAGCATTACTGAAAAATAAAAATTCATAAGAAATAGCAGATAAAATTCCACCTAAAGCAGGACCAATTGAGAATCCTAAATTCACAGCCATACGGTTTAGTGAAAATGCTCTTGTAATATTTTCAGGCTTTGCATATTTCGTGATCGCTACCGAGTTGGCAGGTCGAAATGTCTCGCTCACAATACTTTGTGCTAAAATAATTCCCGCCACCCCAACTTCTGTATTAAAGATCGGAATTAAACAAAATAAGGGTACACTAAGAAGCAAACTTAGATATTGTACTTTGTATTCTCCAATTTTATCAGTGATCATTCCCCCAAGCCAAGAGCCCAATACAGAACCAATTCCGAAAAAACTCAAAACAACTCCTGTATTTTCAATACTGAAATGTAAATGATCGGTCATGTATACCCCTAAAAACGGGAGTACCATAGAACCTGCACGGTTGATAAGCATTACCAATGCCAACATCCAACTTTCCTGAGAAAGTCCTTTAAATGAATTTGTATATATGTTTATTAATTTCACAATTTCTAAATTTTAAATATTTTTTGATAGGATTTTATCCTACCCTTTGTTAAATTGCCCCTTCGGAACTCTTAAATTTTAATATTCTTGAGATTGCTTCGTCGCTTCACTCCTCGCAATGACACAAAAAAACAGGACTTAAAAAATTAAGCCCTGTTTCATTTATAATGATATAAATAAATTTTTACTCTGGCTTATAAGAGTCTTTTAATGTTACAGTACGGTTGAATACCAACGTAGTATCCGTAGAATCCTGATCTTTCGTAAAATATCCAATTCTCTGGAACTGAAGAGGTTCTCCAACAGCGACATCCTTTAAACTTGGTTCAGCAAAAGCTTTAACGATAGAAACAGATTCTGGATTAATAAAATTCAAGAAATCTACATCTTTCTCAGCATCAGGCTGTTCCACAGTGAATAAGTTATTATAAATTCTTACATCTACAGGAAGCGCATGTTTTGCAGATACCCAATGTAAAGTACCTTTTACTTTTCTTAAACTTTCTTCTGTGCCGCTTCCAGACTTAGATTTTTCGTCATAAGAAGCGTAAATGGTTGTAATTTCTCCGTTTTCATCTTTCTCCACTCTTTCAGCTTTGATGATGTAAGCAGATTTTAAACGAACTTCTCCGCCTAATTTCAACCTGAAGAATTTATTATTAGCTTCTTCTTTAAAGTCTTCACGCTCAATATATAATTCTCTTGAGAAAGGAACTTGCCTTGTTCCGGCATTTTCCTGCTCAGGATTATTTTCAGTTTCTAACCACTCTTCATTTCCTTCAGGATAGTTCTCGATCACCAATTTGACCGGATCTACCACTGCCATCACACGTTTAGCTACTTTATTAAGATCTTCACGGACACAGAAATCCAATAATTGAATTTCAATTAAGTTTTCCCTTTTTGCAACTCCTACTTTATCAATAAAATTTCTGATAGACGCAGGTGTAAAACCTTTTCTCCTCATTCCGGAAATTGTAGGCATCCTTGGATCGTCCCATCCATTAACTACATTTTCAGCGATCAGCCTCTGTAGTTTCCTCTTGGAAGTAATCATATAAGAAACATTCATCCTTGCAAATTCTCTTTGCTTAGGCGCTACTTTAGATTCGTCATAAACCTGCTCCAAATACCAATTGTAAAGCGGTCTGTGATTTTCAAATTCTAAAGAACATAATGAATGCGAAACTTGCTCTAAATAATCAGATTCACCATGAGCCCAGTCGTACATTGGATAAATTTTCCAATCTGTTCCTGTTCTGTGGTGAGGTCTTTTCAAAATTCTGTACATAACAGGATCACGCATATTCATGTTAGGCGAAACCATGTCAATTTTTGCACGAAGAGACATTGAACCTTCTTCAAATTCACCATTTTTCATCCTTTCGAACAAATCTAAAGATTCTTCAACAGGACGATTTCTGAACGGAGATTCAACTCCCGGTTCTGTAGGATTTTTTCTTTGTTCTGTAATCGTTTGAGATGGCTGCTCATCAACATAAGCTTTTTCATCTTTAATCAACTGAACGGCCCAATCATAAAGCTGCTGGAAGTAGTCTGATGCATACAAAACTTTATCCCATTTGAAACCTAACCATTCAACGTCTTTCATGATAGAATCTACGAATTCCTGTTCTTCTTTTTCAGGATTCGTATCGTCGAAACGAAGGTTTACGGGAGCATTGTATTTTTCACCCAAACCGAAGTTGATGCAGATCGCTTTTGTGTGACCTACATGCAGATAACCGTTTGGCTCAGGTGGAAAACGGAAACGGATCTGATCATTTTTAAGACCGTTTGCCAAATCATCTTCTATAATTTGCTCAATAAAATTGAGAGATTTTTTTTCTTCTTCCATTAAAATTCGCTTTAAATGTCGCATTATACAACAATTTGCAAATTTAGGAAATTTAAAGGGTTTACGGAAATTATAATTTAAAACTATAATTGTTAATAATTCAATATTTTTATTTAACTTAGAAATTAACTAAAAAACCGTTCTCAAATAATAACAACATGGCTGTTTATATTCTAAGCAATCGAAAAATCGTTCGCCATAAAGGTGAAAAAGCAGATTCATTTTCTAATGATGAATACTCTATTCCTAATTTCAGAATAGCAAAATGTGATTTTGAAAACTTTAAAGAACCAACTTCTGCAGTTAAAAAGAAGAAAGACTATACTAACCAAAATATTCTCAACTATAAACTCTTTTCTGAGCCTGAAAAACAAGGTTATCAGGATGTTTTGGATGTTTTACTCAATGAAAAAGGGGTTAAAAAATCAACTCTAACGGCTAACAATCTCGGTGGAAGCCAAAAAATGTTTTATGAATTGTATAAAGATATGTCTTCCACAAAGGATAGAAGCGATGTTTTGATATTTATTCATGGCTACGCTTATGATTTTGATGATGAATTGAAGGCTATCATTGATCTTAAAAAATTATTTATTGATAATCCGGCATCGCCAATAGAGCATATTTTGTTCGTAAGCTGGCCGGCTTCAAGCAGTATTGTTCCGTTGACTTATTTTGATGATAAAGCTTCGAGCATCAATTCCGGAGCATCTTTGATGAGACTTTTTTATTTTTACACTCAGTTTTTAAAAGATATTTTTTCGAACCGTGATCTTGTTCCCTGCAACCAAAGGATTCATTTAATGGCACACTCCATGGGAAATCGAGTGCTTCAAAGTATGTTGTACAGTTTGAAAAAGGAAAACATTTTGAGGGTTATCGATCAAGTTCTATTATTGAATTCTGATGTGACTTATAAAGTTTTTGATGATTCGGAAGACTCATTCAACAAGCTACCTTTATTGGCGAATCGAATTTCAATTTATTTAAACAGAAAAGATACCATTCTTGGAATTTCACAGTTTACCAAAAATATTTTAACACCGAGATTAGGCAAGCATGGACCGAGTGACATTCAAAAATTCAAAGATATTGTTTCCGTTATCGACTGTACATTTGTAGAAGATGATGTGTTGAGTGGCCTGAAATATGAGATCGGAAATCATTGGGGATACTTATCCAGTTCAAAGGTTCAAAATGATATTTTTCAAAACTTATATGGTATGGATAGGAATCTTATTACCAACAGACTAAAGAATAACGAAAATATTTTCACAATTATTTCACAATAATATTTTAAAATTAAGCATATCGCAAAACCTTATTTTAAAGCATAAAACAATCGCTCATATTGGCATAGAGATTGCAAAATCATTAAACAGAGAAATACTAAATTTTTTTATCATGAAAAAAGTTAAAAGCAAGTTTTCTTATTTATTGCAATATATTAAGAAAGCAATTTTCGTAAAAGATGTGATTTAATCATCTGATTACTAACCCAAAACACACAGATTATCCGACCGTAAAATTACTTTTCTTCATCAATTTCACATCATTTTAATATACTTACAAGGTTTTTAGACTTTGTAAGGTTTTGTTATGTTTTCAATATTAATTCACAAAAATGTGTGTTAATTAAAGTTAAATATATTGTATAGTAGAAAAAAGAATTCCATATTTACATTACTAATCAAATTAAAATATTAATTATGAAAAATCTAGAAAAAATCAAAAGAGAAAAATTAAAGACAATCAAAGGAGGAAGACCGCCTCTTGGATGCAACAGTTGGAATCCAACTGCTATGTGTTGCAGATCATGGGCTCCCGACTACTGTGGTAATACTACATGTCCAGATTCACCTGCTCCAGCGTGTTAGTAAGTCTTTCTCAGTTATATTTTGAACCATAATAGCTCATTTCTGAGTTCCAAATCGGATTTAAAATTATTAACAAACAAAGATCCGGTGCCTAAACCTTGAGGCATCGGATTTTTTTTCGAAAAAGTATACTGTGCAATCGCATTCAGACCCACATTACTTTCAAGAGCAGACGTAATCCACCAACCAATATTGAATTCTTCTGCAAGAGAGATCCATTCATTAGAACCTGAAAAACCTGCTACCAAAGCTGGTTTTAAAATAATATATTGTGGTTTTATGATTTCTAAAAGCTTGTTCTTTTCATTAAAATCAGTAATTCCAATTAATTCTTCATCTAAAGCAATCGGAGTTGGAGTTTCGGCACATAATTCTGCCATATCCTTCCATTTTCCAGCTTTTATGGGTTGTTCAATTGAGTGAATATCTAAATCTGCCAATTGCCGTAAAACACCTTTTGCTTGTTCTTTATTAAAACCTCCGTTTGCATCTACACGCAATTCCAATTTATCTTTAGAGAATTTTTCTCTTAATTTTTGAAGAACTTCATGCTCGGATTTCCAATCGACACCAATTTTTAGTTTAATACAATGAAAACCCTTTTCAAGTTTTTCCTGAATCTGTTCTTCCATATAATGAATATCTCCCATCCAAATTAAACCATTGATGGTAATTGAAGCTTTACCTTCAGTAAATTCACTTGGGAAATAGAGATTTCCACCATGTTTTAAGTTCAGAATAGCCTGTTCGTATCCAAACCAAATTGATGGAAATTCTTTTAATTCTTCTTTTAAAAATTCAGAATCTTTTTGAATATTTTCACAAAGCCATTTCAGTTTTTCTTCATAATCAGGTCTATCATCAAAACTCAGTCCTCTGAAAATTGCACATTCTCCTACTCCTTTTTTTTCATTTTCTGAAATTTCAAGAATAAAGGTTTCCTTTTCATGCAAAACGCCGCGAGATGTTCCACTCGGGCGCTTGAATTCTAATAAATATTTAAAATATTCTGCTTTCATTTATTTTACACTGTCAATTCGCATAAATTCCTCTGCTTTTTCAACCATATTGACGCTTCCGCAGAAAAACGGAATTCTTTGATGAAGTTCTGTCGGTTCTATTTCCAAAATTCTTCTGAAACCGTCAGTTGCCTTTCCACCAGCTTGTTCAGCCAGGAAAGCCATTGGATTACATTCATATAACAATCTCAATTTCCCGTTTGGAGATTGAGAATATGAAGGATAAATATAAATTCCGCCTTTTAACATATTTCTATGAAAATCAGCAACTAGCGAACCAATATATCTAGAGGTATAAGGACGATCGCCTTCTTCCATCTGACAATATTTAAGATAATTTTTAACTCCTTGAGGGAATTTTATATAATTTCCTTCATTGATAGAATAAATTTTACCCGTTGTCGGAAACTTCATATTTGGATGAGAAAGATAGTAGGTACCTAAAGATGGATCTAATGTGAATCCGTTCACGCCATTTCCTGTTGTGTAAACAATCATCGTTGAAGAACCGTAAATAACGTATCCAGCAGCAATCTGATTCACTCCTTTTTGTAAGAAATCTTCCAATTGAACCGGAGTTCCTGGCTCGGTAACTCTTCTGTAAATCGAGAAAATTGTTCCAACAGAAACATTGACGTCAATATTTGAAGAACCG encodes:
- a CDS encoding glutamine--tRNA ligase/YqeY domain fusion protein; the encoded protein is MEEEKKSLNFIEQIIEDDLANGLKNDQIRFRFPPEPNGYLHVGHTKAICINFGLGEKYNAPVNLRFDDTNPEKEEQEFVDSIMKDVEWLGFKWDKVLYASDYFQQLYDWAVQLIKDEKAYVDEQPSQTITEQRKNPTEPGVESPFRNRPVEESLDLFERMKNGEFEEGSMSLRAKIDMVSPNMNMRDPVMYRILKRPHHRTGTDWKIYPMYDWAHGESDYLEQVSHSLCSLEFENHRPLYNWYLEQVYDESKVAPKQREFARMNVSYMITSKRKLQRLIAENVVNGWDDPRMPTISGMRRKGFTPASIRNFIDKVGVAKRENLIEIQLLDFCVREDLNKVAKRVMAVVDPVKLVIENYPEGNEEWLETENNPEQENAGTRQVPFSRELYIEREDFKEEANNKFFRLKLGGEVRLKSAYIIKAERVEKDENGEITTIYASYDEKSKSGSGTEESLRKVKGTLHWVSAKHALPVDVRIYNNLFTVEQPDAEKDVDFLNFINPESVSIVKAFAEPSLKDVAVGEPLQFQRIGYFTKDQDSTDTTLVFNRTVTLKDSYKPE
- a CDS encoding alpha/beta hydrolase, translated to MAVYILSNRKIVRHKGEKADSFSNDEYSIPNFRIAKCDFENFKEPTSAVKKKKDYTNQNILNYKLFSEPEKQGYQDVLDVLLNEKGVKKSTLTANNLGGSQKMFYELYKDMSSTKDRSDVLIFIHGYAYDFDDELKAIIDLKKLFIDNPASPIEHILFVSWPASSSIVPLTYFDDKASSINSGASLMRLFYFYTQFLKDIFSNRDLVPCNQRIHLMAHSMGNRVLQSMLYSLKKENILRVIDQVLLLNSDVTYKVFDDSEDSFNKLPLLANRISIYLNRKDTILGISQFTKNILTPRLGKHGPSDIQKFKDIVSVIDCTFVEDDVLSGLKYEIGNHWGYLSSSKVQNDIFQNLYGMDRNLITNRLKNNENIFTIISQ
- a CDS encoding bacteriocin-like protein → MKNLEKIKREKLKTIKGGRPPLGCNSWNPTAMCCRSWAPDYCGNTTCPDSPAPAC
- a CDS encoding o-succinylbenzoate synthase, with the protein product MKAEYFKYLLEFKRPSGTSRGVLHEKETFILEISENEKKGVGECAIFRGLSFDDRPDYEEKLKWLCENIQKDSEFLKEELKEFPSIWFGYEQAILNLKHGGNLYFPSEFTEGKASITINGLIWMGDIHYMEEQIQEKLEKGFHCIKLKIGVDWKSEHEVLQKLREKFSKDKLELRVDANGGFNKEQAKGVLRQLADLDIHSIEQPIKAGKWKDMAELCAETPTPIALDEELIGITDFNEKNKLLEIIKPQYIILKPALVAGFSGSNEWISLAEEFNIGWWITSALESNVGLNAIAQYTFSKKNPMPQGLGTGSLFVNNFKSDLELRNELLWFKI
- the fbp gene encoding class 1 fructose-bisphosphatase encodes the protein MSDQPLQTLGEFLIDKQDDFQYSTGEFSRLLSAIRLASKVVNREVNKAGIADIIGKAGNENIQGEEQQKLDVIANEIFITALSQREVVCGIASEENDDFIDIKCGENGHLSKYVVLIDPLDGSSNIDVNVSVGTIFSIYRRVTEPGTPVQLEDFLQKGVNQIAAGYVIYGSSTMIVYTTGNGVNGFTLDPSLGTYYLSHPNMKFPTTGKIYSINEGNYIKFPQGVKNYLKYCQMEEGDRPYTSRYIGSLVADFHRNMLKGGIYIYPSYSQSPNGKLRLLYECNPMAFLAEQAGGKATDGFRRILEIEPTELHQRIPFFCGSVNMVEKAEEFMRIDSVK